One window of the Rhipicephalus sanguineus isolate Rsan-2018 chromosome 4, BIME_Rsan_1.4, whole genome shotgun sequence genome contains the following:
- the LOC119391560 gene encoding uncharacterized protein LOC119391560, which yields MLIVVYMQATYIDRMLTYTPPVYDGSQYPGEYEALAWIIGCTGLLQVPIGAFACVLENVRYPARAFQPEYHWEPNTPNRVNAYFEELEEQGDSSADVQGVLYEATEALEVSIDLDEPLVFKPEMDAST from the exons ATGTTAATTGTGGTCTATATgcaggcgacgtacattgaccgCATGCTGACGTACACCCCGCCCGTATACGACGGCTCGCAGTACCCGGGCGAGTACGAGGCGCTGGCCTGGATCATCGGCTGCACTGGGCTGCTGCAGGTGCCCATCGGTGCCTTCGCATGCGTCCTCGAAAATGTCAGG TACCCTGCGCGAGCCTTCCAGCCGGAGTACCACTGGGAACCGAACACGCCGAACCGAGTAAACGCCTACTTCGAGGAGCTCGAGGAACAGGGCGACTCGAGCGCCGATGTACAGGGCGTCCTGTACGAGGCAACGGAGGCGCTCGAGGTGTCCATCGATCTCGACGAGCCCCTGGTGTTCAAGCCTGAAATGGATGCTTCGACGTAG